The sequence below is a genomic window from Silvanigrella paludirubra.
ATATTTTATTTTTGCGCGTTTAAATATTTCTTTTAAGGTTTCTGTTGCACTTCCCGTAATTTCATTTTCATTGTCACCTGTTTTTTCATCTAATGGCATATTATAAGGAGGATAATCTTCCGTATATAAATTAAATATTTCTTCAGCATGAACTTTCTTTAAAAAAGAATTAAATATAATAAATATTACTATAGTCATTTTCAAAACTGAAAAAATATTTTTCATAAAATAAATAACCTTTCAAATATTATTTCTTAATTATATATCTAAATTTAAATAAAAAATAGAACAACAATTAATAAGAGAAACTTATTAGCTGTTGTTCATATTTATTATAAAAAAGAATGATAATTATTGTCTATGAAGTAATATTCCATAAGAATTTGAGTTTATGAAATTATATAAGATATTATTATATATCCTAGAAGCAAAGTTAGTTTCATAATAGTTATTATTATCAATTTTAAATAATAAAGTGTTGTTATCTATTTTACGAAATATTTGTGAACATTTTTTTGATGGGTCTTCACATTCTGTATAAGAAAATTTGAATGAATTATCGCTCGCGTCATTTGATACTATATTGCTAATTCCCCTGTCAAATGCAAATATTTCATATCTACTATCATTCGTTATACAAGAGTCAATTGAAAATGTTTGCATTTTGGTCGGAGTGATAACTATTTTTACCTGATAGTTCTGTCCATAAATATAACCACTTTTTGCTTTATAACAATCAGATAGCCAAGTTCCAGAAACATTGCTTGGCGTTGGCGTTGGCGTTGGCGTTGGCGTTGGCGTTGGCGTTGGCGTTGGCGTTGGCGTTGGCGTTGGCGTTGGCGTTGGCGTTGGCGTTGGCGTTGGCGTTGGCGTTGGTGTTTGATCATCATATACAATTGTTTGATCTACGGCTTTTATATTAAAATAGTTATAAGTCATATAATAATCGCCTTCATCGCCAGCGTAAGATCCCCAAGAGTTTCTTATCTTTAGCAACTGTTGATTATCATCAAATCCCGTAATTATGACTTCATGGCCGCCGTATCTTCCACCACATGTCGCATCATTGCTATTTGGACAGGTCCATAAACTTTCAGATTCTTTTGTTTGAATTCCATTATTTTTTATTACTTTAACTTTTAAAGCAGGAACATAAGAAAATGCCATTAATACTCTGTGACCTGAACGAATCGCATTTTTAACTTCATTTAAATCGGAACGCATATATTTTGTATTGATTAAGTTTAAAAAAGTTTTGTCACTATTTGCCTTATAAGCATTTAAATCAACTGTTTGGCTTGGATTCGGATAACGCACTCCAAAGCAATTATTTTTCTTTACAATTCCATATTGCTTTAAAGGATCTATAATTTGGCTTGGAGCCCATGCCCCATTCCAATAATTTTCTCCAAGAGTTGCATCTAACGCTAAAGAACATTGTTGATCAATATAATCGCCTTGTTTGAACCTAGCATTTAGAGCACCTGTTGTTGCAAAGGTAACACATGTTCCGAACGGGTTTTGATCTAGAACGGGGACATTTGCCATGCCTAAATCATAAGATCCAATTGAGTCTTTAAAACTTATAATTCCATTGCTATAATCTTTTTCTCCTCCATTTGCGATCATCTGTTTTACGCCAAGTTTCATTTTTGTAATCATTTTAGGCGTATGCGTGATTTTCATAAGTTTTACTTTTTTTTGATCAAATGTGTCTAAAGATTCATAAAGATTATTTATATAAGCTGATTTTTTAAATAGATTTTTATTTACATTAATTGTTGTTTCAGTAGAGCCATCAATATTAAAAAACTCTTTAATATAAAGAGGTTCATTGTTTGCAAAAGAGTTTGACGATAATAAATTTACAAGGCAAAATAATAACAATATTCTTTTACTAAAATACATATATTCTCCTTTAAAAGTTTAAATTATAAAAATTAAATATCCTTTTAATTTCCCCCTTCTGATTCTTAAATGTTTTGTACTTTTTAAAATTAGAATTATTTTGCTTAAGAAATGATTAAAAAATGATTAAACTAAAACAGACAATTATCTATTAGAAATAAATAAAATATGTTGGATTTTTATATTTTGATTTGTATTTGTCTTTTATATTAGTTTGTTAGAAATCAAAGTGGTTGGGGGTCTTATTTGTAATGAAATATCTATTATATGTTCCATCGGCTTTACAGTGTAAATAATTGGGGGCAGAAAACCAGTCTGGACCTACAATAAACTTTGTTCCGTTGACATTTGAGTCTATGAAGACATGTATGTGTCCAATAAATAGAGTATCAATTTGTTTTTTATTAATTTCCAAGTATTCATTTAAGTAACCTGTAATACAAAATCTTAAAAACGAGGATTGAAGAGCATTATACTCTCCTTTATTTCTACTTCTTTTTGCATATTTTGTGCATATAAAGTGCATTAACCAGCCACTAAAGAATAAATTAGCTATTTTTTGAAAAAGATAAGACTTAAAAAAGGCACGTGGTTTATGATAAGTTGGAGAACAAACAACGTTATCGCCATGGCGTAAAATGACATTACCAAAATTTTGATGCTGAAATTCAATAATGCAGTCACCATAATCTGTAAAATATTTATCTAGTTTTTTAGAATGAAAATGTTCAAAACCAAAATCGTGGTTTCCTTCAATAAAATAAATTGAAATTCCAAGAGATTTTATTTCATGAAATTTATTAAAAACATTTTTCCATAGTTTTATAAAGAAGCTCTTAGATACTGTTATAAAATCAAAAATATCTCCAAGTAAAAAAATAGCTTCTATTTCAGATGTTTTATTTTTTTTCTCTAAAATAAATTTATCAAGGGTTTCAATGAATAATTTAGTAATATGATTTTCAGGTTCTCTTAAATGAACATCAGAAATAATAACAAAATTTTTTATTTCTTTTATATTAATTGTTCTCACGATTTTATCTTTGTTACCCCACTTAGTTTTAAAAGAATATTAAAATCATCTGCAATAAATGAGTCATTTTCTAAAAATTTATTTCGTTTTTCTTCTGAGCATTTCATGCAGATATAATGAATCATATAGCCTTTCTTTTTGTGCATAGACCAAGCTACAGGTTTTAAAGTACCTTTGCATTCAGATGCTCTATCGCCTGGGTTATTATCTACATGTATGCTGAATAAGCATTTAGGGCAGTGATCCCGACAGGTACTTTGAGCTTGCGGAACGGAAAAATGGCAATTTAAACATGTAAAAGATTCATTTATTTTTGTAAAAATTGGATCATCTAAAGACATTAGGAATTGTTTCTCATATTCATAAGAGCTTTTGTGGCATCGTCTTGGCTAGAATTTGGATTTTTTTCAAGCCAATCAATAAACTTTAATATAATAT
It includes:
- a CDS encoding RNHCP domain-containing protein, translated to MSLDDPIFTKINESFTCLNCHFSVPQAQSTCRDHCPKCLFSIHVDNNPGDRASECKGTLKPVAWSMHKKKGYMIHYICMKCSEEKRNKFLENDSFIADDFNILLKLSGVTKIKS
- a CDS encoding UDP-2,3-diacylglucosamine diphosphatase, which translates into the protein MRTINIKEIKNFVIISDVHLREPENHITKLFIETLDKFILEKKNKTSEIEAIFLLGDIFDFITVSKSFFIKLWKNVFNKFHEIKSLGISIYFIEGNHDFGFEHFHSKKLDKYFTDYGDCIIEFQHQNFGNVILRHGDNVVCSPTYHKPRAFFKSYLFQKIANLFFSGWLMHFICTKYAKRSRNKGEYNALQSSFLRFCITGYLNEYLEINKKQIDTLFIGHIHVFIDSNVNGTKFIVGPDWFSAPNYLHCKADGTYNRYFITNKTPNHFDF
- a CDS encoding C1 family peptidase encodes the protein MYFSKRILLLFCLVNLLSSNSFANNEPLYIKEFFNIDGSTETTINVNKNLFKKSAYINNLYESLDTFDQKKVKLMKITHTPKMITKMKLGVKQMIANGGEKDYSNGIISFKDSIGSYDLGMANVPVLDQNPFGTCVTFATTGALNARFKQGDYIDQQCSLALDATLGENYWNGAWAPSQIIDPLKQYGIVKKNNCFGVRYPNPSQTVDLNAYKANSDKTFLNLINTKYMRSDLNEVKNAIRSGHRVLMAFSYVPALKVKVIKNNGIQTKESESLWTCPNSNDATCGGRYGGHEVIITGFDDNQQLLKIRNSWGSYAGDEGDYYMTYNYFNIKAVDQTIVYDDQTPTPTPTPTPTPTPTPTPTPTPTPTPTPTPTPTPTPTPSNVSGTWLSDCYKAKSGYIYGQNYQVKIVITPTKMQTFSIDSCITNDSRYEIFAFDRGISNIVSNDASDNSFKFSYTECEDPSKKCSQIFRKIDNNTLLFKIDNNNYYETNFASRIYNNILYNFINSNSYGILLHRQ